A window from Drosophila subobscura isolate 14011-0131.10 chromosome O, UCBerk_Dsub_1.0, whole genome shotgun sequence encodes these proteins:
- the LOC117897671 gene encoding bromodomain and WD repeat-containing protein 3 isoform X4 — translation MANSQASSNDAIVPELYFLISKFLTAGPLQETAKVLIEELQQKNVLPRRIDWLGNEHQQTFAELERKFTHIGDNHLLELCGRLCPLVERQHPGSVPGVFSLLGTGRQNLLRTPDTIYSHRSLRDYCTRLHDVSLPDADYTKRTHNITRVLTGREYGGDVRRKLLVPTELYKKTVLLRRTVGHLSSVYCVLFDRTGRYIITGADDLLIKIWSAADGRLLATLRGASAEITDIAINLDNTMLAAGSVDRILRVWDMQTTSPIAVLVAHTGMITSVNFCPSPRNDLRYLVTTSTDGSIAFWQYSTPRGQKITFAPKPAQYHERLRPGQAQMMCTTFSPGGMFLAAGSADHHVRVYMMGEEGPKRILETEAYTDAVDSMQWSHHGLRFISGSKDGTAHIWTFESQQWKSVKLCMTERLASCPEPEEGKRLKVTMVAWDASDAYVITAVNDFTIKIWDSKTAKLHRVLRGHKDELYVLESNPRDKHVLLSAGHDGQVFLWDIEQGIKITEFFNDIDGQGHGSVFDAKWSPDGTMIAATDSHGHIMIFGLGMCKDKYSMLPTELFFHTDYRPLVRDSQNHVVDEQTQIMPHLMEPPNLVDADGNPHPIKYQRFVPGREDWTNDQLTTNLYVGVDGMGIEENLNATVNPQPQIASVAVAAAAPAAGGGAAAAGGGAADYSHIDRMIAALANRQSVGSANANESNANQSFERLTNRQQQPDSNSRQSARGNVLGGRLVTPRQGWGAAAPAEEPAVAQEAVAEEAPAAAQHVSPLQPQPLKFVRRTYVRPMKYAQLQNIKQVSYSAGLYEKQEYKREMRRRPIMINTASATSAQQTGGSVGRPRNTRSNGAGRPGRRRNAPPGTGQAVGPLAPAYRTRAARDQEQEHQYNEVVPPPHEEEEDDVSSNSSGDTSYSNVEENLDESSDDSDTDSSDYSDWVADTPGPNLEPPKRSKRKPLSRRPPSSDDSSDEDAAGRAVRAAAGVSGQGQGQVTARKVGRKTVLFPPTDLNGEIPELFRPAEWLSEVIPRKTPYYPQMGDEVVYFRQGHQYYMDAVRLKKVYKLSHSSEPWNFHTLRDHELVRVIGIKYEIRPPRLCCLKLAIIDEDGNMTGTSFKIKYHDMPDVLDFLVLRQTFDLAVQRNWSIGDRFRCMIGDGWWMGQIESRHALDADFPDSFFMCFRVRWDNGEYERMSPWDMEPIDQQRVPDEVGGAVPVLPEEIRATLYQPKSEEWHRGDRDGTCRRIINGLEQVMRLSIAEHFLAPVDLNIYPDYAYLIEYPIDLTTVKSRFENHFYRRITSAQFDVRYLATNAEQYNRRHTIIVKHARIVTDLCLRIIREADEIDVAAVYHQLVDVYHSSESENEADSDVVPSTSTGPTTSAAAAAARQRVSSTRRSTRMHSDGDWRSDCRQLLDLMWQRMDSVPFREPVDTIEFPDYLEIIATPMDLRTVKEDLLGGNYDDPLDFAKDVRLIFQNSKNYNTNKRSRDNLAIYAMTLRLSALFESRIKTVVSNWKAARRRANKNKSGSSGGGRGASSSPSKRSNKERATRRNQKPPTAPRRLPLPHTSEEEDEDDDDDDDDDEEAVARAQRSRRRNGVAVTATSSHSGSNRVTSSSSAAQQRRRQNRVSSEEEEEEEEEEDDTSAQATSDASSDEEEEEDDAHTNASSPQQARPRRGRPRQRPINDESNPNDSEDSYNPNVGRSNRRGKKRKSANRNGHSNTKRCRVDKSPAGSSRGGTVTAPTRRTRRGLGSSEEAASHSQQDESTQDSHSNMTRRKGRSQVSSRFQATDNGPSTSAAAAAAAAAAAFTAADPSLESPSRNTRANGGRATTSTTSHHAAENDHSYHLPVRNGRIIESDTDSHGPVARPTRQSAKRAILDWGRGSDIEEEEEEEEEEDSDEAEEILPTPTKDDMPSTSRAALGMIGAAPPVRQLRTNRNTAINRIQRIEDDDDDDDSDNEPLANNQQKSTQSPAKSSTVTATAAAAPPPPHPLALRRRMASPLPQRSTHMTRSHATSTTSTTVTNSTANRRADSPAVTPDDHNYLGTVNASRAPPRRILSRHQRNADELDTSIDPLDSSRLIRAIDNIRRPTSTTNSNSNNNSHSNVVTRRGLRGRTSQANSQDEDEEEEQEEDQPDGGDISGDSDEQLVSVSSRGRVRKISAKARGIFKE, via the exons ATGGCAAATAGCCAAGCCAGTTCTAATGATGCGATAGTGCCAG AGTTATACTTCCTCATATCCAAATTCCTGACGGCGGGGCCCCTGCAAGAGACGGCAAAG GTGTTAatcgaggagctgcagcagaagaat GTTCTGCCGCGACGCATTGACTGGCTGGGAAATGAGCATCAGCAGACCTTTGCCGAATTG GAACGAAAATTCACGCATATTGGAGACAATCACTTGCTGGAATTATGCGGTCGTCTATGTCCGCTCGTGGAACGCCAACATCCGGGCAGTGTGCCGGGCGTATTTTCGCTCCTTGGCACTGGTCGGCAAAACCTTCTGCGGACACCGGACACCATCTACAGCCATCGTTCTCTCAGGGATTACTGCACTCGCCTCCATGACGTATCACTGCCAGATGCAGATTACACCAAGCGCACCCACAATATAA CCCGTGTACTGACTGGCCGGGAGTATGGCGGTGATGTGCGTCGGAAGCTCCTCGTGCCCACTGAGCTGTATAAAAAGACCGTTCTGCTGCGCCGCACCGTGGGCCATTTATCCTCCGTTTACTGCGTGCTCTTCGATCGCACGGGACGTTATATTATCACGGGAGCCGATGATCTGCTCATTAAGATTTGGTCTGCGGCGGATGGACGCCTGCTGGCCACGCTGCGCGGTGCCTCGGCAGAGATCACAGACATTGCCATCAATCTGGACAACACAATGCTGGCCGCCGGATCGGTGGATCGCATTCTGCGCGTGTGGGATATGCAGACCACCTCACCCATTGCTGTCCTGGTCGCCCACACGGGCATGATAACATCGGTGAACTTTTGCCCATCGCCACGCAACGATTTGAGGTACTTGGTGACGACCAGCACAGACGGTTCCATTGCCTTCTGGCAATACTCGACGCCACGGGGCCAGAAGATTACATTTGCGCCCAAGCCAGCACAGTACCACGAGAGACTGCGGCCAGGACAGGCGCAGATGATGTGCACAACATTCTCGCCGGGCGGCATGTTTCTGGCTGCCGGCTCGGCGGACCATCACGTGCGCGTCTACATGATGGGCGAAGAGGGGCCCAAAAGAATACTGGAAACTGAAGCCTATACGGATGCCGTGGACTCGATGCAGTGGTCGCATCATGGCCTAAGATTTATATCCGGCAGCAAGGATGGCACTGCACACATTTGGACCTTTGAGTCGCAGCAGTGGAAGAGCGTCAAGCTGTGCATGACGGAACGGCTGGCCAG CTGCCCGGAGCCTGAAGAGGGCAAGAGACTAAAGGTCACCATGGTGGCTTGGGATGCCTCGGATGCCTATGTCATTACAGCCGTAAATGATTTCACC ATCAAAATTTGGGACTCAAAAACAGCCAAGCTGCACCGTGTGCTGCGCGGTCACAAGGATGAGCTGTATGTCCTCGAATCGAATCCCAGGGATAAGCATGTGCTGCTCTCCGCCGGCCACGATGGTCAGGTGTTCCTTTGGGACATAGAACAGGGCATCAAGATCACCGAGTTCTTCAATGACATTGACGGGCAGGGTCATGGCAGTGTGTTCGATGCCAAGTGGTCACCGGATGGCACAATGATAGCTGCCACCGATTCGCATGGACACATCATGATCTTTGGACTGGGCATGTGCAAGGATAAGTACTCAATG CTGCCCACTGAGCTTTTCTTTCACACGGATTATCGTCCGCTTGTGCGCGATAGCCAGAATCATGTGGTGGATGAGCAGACACAAATAATGCCACATTTAATGGAGCCACCGAACCTCGTTGATGCCGATGGCAATCCACATCCCATCAAGTATCAACGTTTCGTTCCCGGCCGTGAGGACTGGACCAATGATCAGTTGACAACGAATTTGTATGTCGGTGTGGATGGTATGGGGATTGAGGAAAATCTGAATGCGACTGTGAATCCCCAGCCACAGATTGCCAGTGTGGCGGTTGCAGccgccgctcctgctgctggtggtggtgctgctgcggcaggaggaggagccgcagACTACTCACACATAGATCGCATGATTGCGGCTTTGGCTAATCGACAATCGGTTGGCAGTGCCAATGCCAACGAATCGAATGCCAATCAATCGTTTGAACGTTTGACcaaccgccagcagcagccggactCAAACAGTCGACAATCTGCGCGCGGAAATGTTCTAGGCGGACGCTTGGTCACGCCACGTCAGGGctggggagcagcagcgccagcggaAGAGCCTGCTGTGGCCCAGGAAGCAGTTGCCGAGgaggcaccagcagctgcccaACATGTTTCGCctctgcagccgcagcccttGAAGTTTGTGCGTCGCACCTACGTGCGTCCCATGAAGTATGCCCAGCTGCAGAACATCAAGCAAGTGAGCTACTCCGCGGGGCTGTACGAGAAGCAAGAGTATAAGCGTGAAATGAGACGTCGACCCATTATGATCAACACTGCCAGTGCGACGTCGGCGCAGCAGACGGGCGGCAGCGTTGGACGGCCACGGAATACGCGCTCCAATGGCGCCGGTCGACCGGGCAGGCGTCGGAACGCACCGCCTGGTACGGGCCAAGCGGTGGGACCTCTGGCGCCTGCATATCGCACACGAGCGGCACGGGACCAGGAACAGGAGCATCAATACAACGAGgttgtgccgccgccgcatgaagaggaggaggatgatgtgTCCAGCAACTCCTCGGGGGATACCAGCTACTCGAATGTGGAGGAGAATCTAGACGAAAGCAGCGACGATTCGGACACGGACAGCTCCGATTACTCCGACTGGGTGGCGGATACACCGGGACCCAATCTAGAGCCGCCCAAACGCTCCAAGCGCAAGCCACTCTCCCGACGTCCGCCCAGTAGCGATGACAGCAGCGATGAGGATGCAGCCGGCCGAGCTGTGCGCGCAGCTGCCGGTGTCAGTGGCCAGGGTCAGGGCCAGGTGACGGCCCGTAAGGTGGGCCGCAAGACAGTGCTGTTCCCGCCCACGGATCTCAATGGTGAAATCCCGGAGCTGTTCAGACCCGCCGAATGGCTGTCGGAGGTGATTCCACGCAAGACTCCGTACTACCCGCAGATGGGCGACGAAGTGGTCTACTTTCGTCAGGGCCATCAATACTACATGGATGCCGTGCGCCTGAAGAAGGTCTACAAGCTGTCGCACAGCTCAGAGCCATGGAATTTCCACACGCTGCGCGACCACGAGCTGGTCCGTGTGATTGGCATCAAGTACGAGATTCGTCCGCCCAGGCTGTGCTGCCTGAAGTTGGCCATCATCGATGAGGATGGCAACATGACGGGGACCTCGTTCAAGATCAAATATCATGATATGCCCGATGTCCTGGACTTTCTGGTGCTGCGTCAAACCTTCGATTTGGCGGTGCAGCGCAACTGGAGCATTGGCGATCGTTTTCGCTGCATGATCGGCGACGGCTGGTGGATGGGACAGATCGAGTCACGTCACGCTTTGGACGCCGACTTTCCCGACTCGTTTTTCATGTGCTTTCGCGTGCGCTGGGATAATGGAGAGTACGAGCGCATGAGTCCCTGGGATATGGAACCGATTGATCAGCAACGAGTGCCGGATGAGGTCGGTGGCGCTGTGCCAGTGCTGCCCGAGGAGATACGCGCGACGCTCTATCAGCCCAAGTCCGAGGAGTGGCATCGTGGCGATCGCGATGGCACCTGTCGCCGCATCATCAATGGCCTCGAGCAGGTGATGCGCCTGTCCATAGCGGAGCATTTCCTGGCACCCGTCGACCTCAACATATATCCCGACTATGCCTACCTGATCGAGTATCCCATTGATCTGACCACGGTCAAGTCACGCTTCGAGAATCACTTTTATCGCCGCATCACCTCTGCACAGTTCGATGTGCGTTATCTGGCCACCAATGCGGAGCAGTACAATCGTCGGCACACGATCATTGTGAAGCATGCGCGGATTGTCACAGATCTGTGCCTGCGCATCATCCGGGAGGCGGATGAGATTGATGTAGCTGCCGTCTATCATCAACTGGTGGATGTCTATCATTCGTCCGAGTCCGAGAATGAGGCAGACTCTGATGTTGTGCCTTCAACCAGCACCGGGCCCACCACAtcggccgcagcagcagccgctcgaCAACGTGTTTCCTCCACACGAAG GTCCACTCGCATGCACTCGGATGGGGATTGGCGCTCTGATTGCCGTCAGCTGTTGGATTTGATGTGGCAGCGCATGGATTCGGTGCCATTCCGTGAGCCCGTGGATACCATTGAGTTTCCGGACTATTTGGAAATTATTGCCACGCCCATGGATTTGCGAACGGTGAAGGAGGACTTGCTGGGCGGCAACTACGATGATCCGCTGGACTTTGCCAAGGATGTGCGATTGATATTCCAGAACTCAAAGAACTACAATACCAACAAACGTTCGCGG GATAATCTAGCG ATCTACGCGATGACCCTGCGTTTGAGCGCGCTGTTCGAGTCGCGCATCAAGACGGTCGTCAGCAATTGGAAGGCGGCACGCAGACGCGCCAATAAGAACAAGTCGGGCAGTAGTGGCGGTGGACGCGGTGCCTCTAGTAGTCCCAGCAAGCGTTCGAACAAGGAGCGGGCGACGCGTCGCAATCAGAAGCCACCAACGGCGCCCAGGAGACTGCCATTGCCGCACACGagtgaggaggaggacgaagatgatgacgatgacgatgatgatgatgaggaggcgGTGGCACGTGCGCAGCGTTCACGACGCCGCAATGGAGTGGCCGTTACGGCCACTTCCAGTCACTCGGGCTCGAACCGTGTGACCTCGTCCTCATCTGCGGCCCAACAGCGACGCCGTCAGAATAGAGTCAGCAgcgaagaggaagaggaggaggaggaggaagaggatgaCACCAGTGCCCAGGCCACCTCAGATGCCAGCAgtgatgaggaggaggaagaagaCGATGCCCACACCAATGCCAGTTCACCGCAGCAGGCGCGTCCGCGCCGTGGCAGACCACGCCAGCGTCCCATCAACGATGAGTCGAATCCAAACGATTCCGAGGATAGCTACAATCCCAATGTGGGACGCAGCAACCGCCGAGGAAAGAAGCGCAAGTCGGCCAACCGAAACGGACACTCAAACACGAAACGTTGCCGCGTGGACAAGAGCCCGGCGGGCAGCAGTCGCGGCGGAACCGTCACGGCGCCCACACGACGCACGCGTCGTGGCTTGGGCAGCTCCGAAGAGGCCGCCTCCCATTCGCAGCAGGACGAGAGTACGCAGGACAGTCACAGCAATATGACACGCCGAAAGGGCAGATCCCAGGTCAGTTCCAGGTTTCAGGCCACAGACAATGGCCCCAGTACTAgtgcggccgctgctgcagcggctgctgctgctgcattcacTGCCGCCGATCCCAGCCTCGAGAGTCCCTCCCGGAATACGCGAGCCAATGGGGGTAGAGCCACCACATCCACCACATCCCACCATGCGGCCGAGAATGATCACAGCTACCATCTGCCAGTGCGCAATGGTCGAATCATTGAGTCGGACACGGACTCGCATGGCCCCGTGGCGCGGCCGACGCGTCAGAGCGCCAAGCGGGCGATACTCGACTGGGGTCGTGGCAGTGATATTGaagaagaagaggaggaggaggaggaagaggacaGCGACGAGGCTGAAGAG ATCctgcccacacccacaaaagACGATATGCCATCGACTAGCCGTGCCGCATTGGGCATGATCGGAGCAGCGCCACCGGTTCGCCAGTTGCGTACGAATCGCAACACTGCCATCAATCGGATCCAAAGGAtcgaggatgatgatgatgacgatgacagcGACAACGAGCCGCTGGCCAACAATCAGCAGA AATCCACTCAATCACCCGCCAAAAGTAGCACAGTGACAgctacggcagcagcagcaccaccgccaccacatCCGCTGGCATTGCGCCGACGCATGGCCTCGCCGCTGCCCCAAAGGAGCACGCATATGACGCGCTCACACGCCACATCCACAACCTCCACGACCGTGACCAACTCGACAGCAAACCGACGAGCGGATAGCCCGGCCGTGACCCCCGATGATCATAATTATCTGGGCACTGTGAACGCCTCCAGAGCACCACCGAGGCGCATATTGTCGCGTCATCAGCGGAATGCCGATGAGCTGGACACGAGCATTGATCCGCTGGACAGCTCACGACTGATTCGTGCCATTGACAATATCAGGCGACCCACCTCCACCacaaatagcaacagcaacaacaatagccaCAGCAATGTGGTTACCCGTCGGGGTCTGCGCGGACGCACGAGTCAGGCCAACTCtcaggacgag gatgaggaggaggagcaggaggaggatcagCCGGATGGCGGCGACATCTCTGGGGACAGCGACGAGCAATTGGTGAGCGTGAGCAGTCGCGGTAGAGTGCGCAAAATATCGGCCAAGGCGCGTGGCATTTTCAAAGAGTGA